The Christiangramia flava JLT2011 genome has a segment encoding these proteins:
- a CDS encoding DUF4260 domain-containing protein — protein MKSLSKLEETAMFLLGIFAFSRLDYSWWWFAGLFFLPDIGMLGYLWNSKVGAWTYNAFHHKGLAIVIFVCGLALMSAALEIAGIILFTHASFDRMLGYGLKYESGFKNTHLGNLDN, from the coding sequence ATGAAAAGCCTCTCAAAACTGGAAGAAACGGCCATGTTCCTACTGGGGATTTTTGCATTTTCCAGGCTCGACTATAGCTGGTGGTGGTTTGCGGGATTATTTTTTCTTCCCGATATTGGAATGCTGGGATATCTTTGGAACAGTAAAGTGGGCGCCTGGACCTATAATGCGTTTCATCATAAAGGCCTGGCGATCGTAATTTTTGTTTGCGGACTGGCTTTGATGTCTGCCGCTTTGGAAATAGCCGGGATCATCCTGTTCACTCATGCGAGTTTTGACCGGATGCTGGGTTATGGCCTCAAATATGAATCAGGTTTTAAAAATACCCATTTAGGGAATTTAGATAATTAA